A section of the Marinoscillum sp. 108 genome encodes:
- a CDS encoding VOC family protein, protein MNKEQQTSEKFASFGAIHLNITHLEKSTRFWTEIVGMKLLSTSGNTAELGTDVNTLVVLHETVKKKFQKGYSGLYHVAIHAPNIQEFASMVYRLALNKYPFSPVDHTMSKSVYLDDPDGINIEFTLETPERFKRVVTDRGLSIEDVNGNIRSASDRLDLDEVMSHLGSPNIDKIISNETYIGHLHLYANNVANSNSFYQKLGFESFNNLPQFMYADVGAGGSYKHRIAMNSWHGMNKPMAPSDSAGMRHFNIIFNNKEKFDLALNNLTGVETKDDGYWFLDPTGNKICLTFS, encoded by the coding sequence ATGAATAAAGAACAACAGACTTCAGAGAAGTTTGCTTCATTTGGAGCCATACATCTCAACATTACCCATCTCGAAAAATCTACCCGATTTTGGACCGAAATCGTAGGCATGAAACTGCTAAGCACTTCCGGCAATACTGCTGAATTGGGTACGGACGTAAATACATTGGTAGTGCTTCATGAAACGGTCAAAAAGAAATTTCAAAAAGGATACAGTGGCCTATATCATGTAGCTATTCATGCGCCTAACATTCAGGAATTTGCCTCCATGGTTTACCGACTGGCGCTGAATAAGTATCCGTTTTCGCCTGTAGATCATACCATGTCTAAGTCAGTGTATCTGGATGATCCGGATGGAATAAACATAGAGTTTACTTTGGAAACGCCCGAACGATTTAAACGAGTAGTTACCGATAGAGGTCTAAGCATAGAAGATGTGAATGGCAACATTCGCAGTGCATCCGATCGCCTAGATCTAGACGAAGTAATGAGTCACTTAGGAAGTCCAAATATTGATAAGATCATTTCGAATGAGACCTATATTGGTCACCTGCATCTTTATGCGAATAACGTGGCAAACTCCAACAGTTTTTATCAAAAATTGGGCTTTGAGTCTTTCAATAATTTGCCTCAATTCATGTACGCAGATGTTGGAGCAGGAGGGTCTTATAAGCATCGTATTGCTATGAATTCGTGGCATGGAATGAATAAGCCAATGGCTCCAAGCGATAGTGCAGGAATGCGACATTTCAATATCATTTTTAACAACAAGGAAAAATTTGACTTGGCCTTAAATAACCTGACTGGTGTTGAGACAAAAGACGATGGCTACTGGTTCCTAGACCCTACGGGAAA
- a CDS encoding YceI family protein: MKKANILTALVAVIALSAFTIKASIDWKISDEFSIKFTSEDPTGVFTKMDGDVSFDPDDLQSSRFDVKVDVSSINTGRGMQNKHAVSDKWFDADNYPTIDFTSKSFAKTATGYEVIGTLQIHGVAKEFTMPFTFEDDVFSSSFTINRLEYNIGDMKGMSKNVPEELTVDISVPVTKK, from the coding sequence ATGAAAAAAGCAAATATTCTGACAGCATTAGTAGCAGTCATAGCACTCTCAGCCTTCACAATCAAAGCATCAATAGATTGGAAGATTAGTGACGAATTTTCCATCAAATTCACAAGCGAAGACCCTACTGGCGTCTTTACCAAAATGGATGGTGATGTTTCCTTTGATCCGGACGATTTGCAGAGTTCAAGGTTCGACGTAAAAGTAGATGTAAGCTCCATCAACACTGGCAGAGGCATGCAAAATAAACATGCTGTAAGTGACAAGTGGTTCGATGCAGACAATTACCCTACCATTGATTTCACTTCTAAGAGCTTTGCTAAAACAGCTACTGGATATGAGGTTATAGGTACACTACAAATACATGGTGTAGCTAAAGAATTCACCATGCCCTTTACTTTCGAAGATGACGTATTTAGTAGCAGTTTCACCATAAACAGGCTTGAGTACAACATTGGCGACATGAAGGGAATGTCAAAAAATGTGCCTGAGGAGTTAACGGTAGATATTTCAGTTCCAGTAACTAAAAAGTAA
- a CDS encoding DoxX family protein — MEQKKNNKAMHITLWIAKGLLAAMFIMAGFMKATQPVDALAESLVWVTSTPLGLVRFIGVSELLGGIGLLLPAILRIKPFLTIWAALGIGAIMLLAAIFHGSRGEFEAIGFNVFILAIALFIAWGRSKKAPISAK, encoded by the coding sequence ATGGAACAAAAGAAAAACAACAAAGCAATGCATATCACACTATGGATTGCAAAAGGATTATTAGCAGCGATGTTTATCATGGCTGGGTTTATGAAAGCCACGCAACCAGTGGATGCGTTGGCCGAATCACTCGTATGGGTCACATCCACTCCTCTCGGATTGGTGAGGTTCATTGGCGTTAGTGAGTTACTAGGAGGAATAGGTCTATTGCTGCCTGCCATTCTACGAATCAAGCCATTTTTAACGATCTGGGCAGCACTAGGTATAGGCGCTATCATGCTCTTAGCAGCCATATTTCATGGATCAAGAGGCGAATTTGAAGCAATAGGATTCAATGTATTCATTTTGGCCATAGCTCTCTTCATCGCTTGGGGAAGAAGTAAAAAAGCACCAATCTCAGCAAAATAA
- a CDS encoding Crp/Fnr family transcriptional regulator, with protein sequence MDFKNLKTKNLEKGTLLLSPGQKCNYGYRVISGCLKSYVLDSSGKDHILQFAPEGWFISDLESFTKQTPSKIFIDAIENSEVQMIGKEVVPSFEELNHEWQVELGLKFRNNLIASNNRLISLLSGTAEEKYLEFTQTYPALVQRLPQKLIASYLGMTPEHLSYTRGKLAKKK encoded by the coding sequence ATGGACTTTAAAAATCTTAAAACAAAAAATCTTGAGAAAGGAACTTTGCTTTTAAGTCCTGGGCAAAAATGTAACTATGGGTACAGAGTAATAAGTGGCTGTCTTAAAAGCTACGTTTTAGATAGTTCTGGGAAAGATCATATCTTACAATTTGCTCCTGAAGGATGGTTCATTTCTGATTTGGAAAGCTTCACAAAACAGACTCCCAGCAAAATATTCATTGACGCCATTGAAAACTCAGAAGTTCAAATGATTGGTAAAGAAGTTGTGCCGAGTTTTGAAGAATTGAATCATGAATGGCAAGTAGAATTAGGACTAAAGTTTCGCAATAATCTGATTGCTTCAAATAACCGATTGATTTCTCTTCTGAGTGGAACAGCTGAAGAAAAATATCTGGAGTTCACACAAACTTACCCTGCTCTGGTGCAACGACTACCTCAAAAGCTCATAGCCTCATATTTGGGAATGACGCCCGAACACCTCAGCTATACTCGCGGTAAACTAGCCAAAAAGAAGTAG